In the genome of Aequorivita sp. H23M31, the window TTTTAAACTGATACTCGTCGACCCATACCGACTACCAACTACTGACTACTAGCTAGTGACTACCAATTACTAACACTGATTTCTGATTACTGATTACTGGATAATGCTTGAAAATTGGCACCACTATTGTATTTTAGCCTTTCTAACCAAATATTTTAGTTATGAAGGCTTTTTACCTTTTACTTTTTGTCACTTTTTTTAGTATTTCCTGCAACAGCGTTAAGCGGACCCAGAAGCTTGTGTCTCGAGGGGATTATGATCAGGCCATTTCCTTGGCTACAAAAAAATTGAAGAAGGACAAAAATGCCAAGGAATATGATGCGCATATCCGCATTTTGGAGGAGGCATATTTAAAGGCAAATGAAGAGGATTTGCGTAGAATTAGCTTTCTTACAAAAAGAAACAACCTGCAAAATGCCAAGGAGATTTATTACACATATCTCGATCTCGAAGCTAGACAAAAATTGATTCGACCGCTCTTGCCTCTTTATAGTAAAGAGATGGGACGGAATGCGAATTTTGTGTTTTCAGACTTTAGCGGTGATTTATTAAAATCAAAGGATGCATATGTAAAGTCGCTATATGAGGAAGCCGAAGTATATGGAAAACTAAATACAAAATCTGATTTTAGGAGCGCCTATAATATTTTATGTGAACTGGAGGAGGTTCAACCCCATTACAAAAACGTAGATCAACTTAAACAGGATTATCATTTCCAAGGTATGGATTTTGTTTTGGTCCGTGTTAATAATCACACCAATCAAATGATTCCGTTGCGATTGGAAAGAGATCTTTTAGATTTCAATACTTATGACCTAGATGATTTCTGGACGGAATACCACAATAAAAAAGAAATGGGAATTAATTATGATGCTGGAATAAATCTCAATTTTCAGAATATACAGATTTCACCGGAGCGAATATCAGAAAAGCAATATACGCGCAAGGCTTCTGTAAAGGATGGAACAGACTATCGTCGTGACAGAAGAGGAAATATTGTTAAAGACAGTTTAGGAAACCCCATCACTGTGGATCGGTTTAAGGATGTAACAGCAACAGTTACCATTACGACCCAAGAAAAGAAAGTTTTTGTCGGTGGCACTGTGGTTTACATAGATTTAAGGAGAAATCGGGAAGTGAATAGCTTTCCTCTTTCAACCGAATTTATTTTTCAAAATAGCTTTGCCAAGTACCGGGGTGATCAACGGGCATTGACAATCGAGGACAAACAAATGACCGGCAATAGATTTGTCCCATTCCCCAACAATGAGCAAATGGTTTTTGATGCGGGAACAGATATTAAGGCCCGTTTTAAGCAAATATTGAGTGATAATTCGGTCTATTAGGGTCTAGAGCCTAGAATCTAAACTGAGAAGCAAATTGGAATCAAAAACCAAAGTTTTATGATAACCAAGAATATTATCTATTAATCGGAAATAATCAATTAAAATGGAACATCGCTATCATCTTGGATAGAGAAATCATCATTCATTGAACTGCCGAAAGCTTCGTTGGCAGAAGGTAGGTTTTTAGTTTTGAAGGTATCGTCATTGGCGGCGTCGTTCATACGAGAATATATTTCCGTGGGCATTTCAAAGGTATCGAGACTTTCAAATTTACCGAGACTTCCGATAAACTTCAGACGAATTTCATCCAATCCACCATTCCTATGTTTGGCAACTATAAATTCGGCCTGCCCGGCGGTAGGTGTATGTTCTTCGTCATCCCATTCATCAATCTTATAATATTCAGGACGGTAAATAAAGGAAACAATATCGGCATCCTGTTCAATTGCACCCGATTCTCGAAGATCGGAAAGCAATGGCCGCTTACTTCCTCCACGGGTTTCCACTGCTCTGGAAAGTTGGGATAGAGCAATAACCGGAATATTCAATTCCTTGGCAAGAGCCTTTAAGTTTCGGGAAATTGTAGAAATTTCCTGCTCCCTGTTTCCACCCTTTTGGCTTCCACCCGCAGTCATCAACTGTAGGTAGTCAATAACTATAAGTTTAATTCCGTGCTGGGAGGAAAGTCTTCTGGCTTTTGCACGAAGATCAAAAATAGAAAGTGAAGGTGTATCGTCAATAAAAAGGGGAGCTTTCTCCAATCCTTTCACCTTTACGTTCAACTGTTCCCATTCATGTTTTTCGAGATTCCCGGTCCGCAACTTTTCGGAACTTAAATGGGTTTCAGAAGATATTAATCGCGTAATTAACTGGACCGACGACATTTCCAAGGAGAAAAATGCAACGGGAATATTATGTTCCACAGCAATATTTCTCGCCATAGAAAGCGTTAGCGCAGTTTTACCCATACCGGGACGAGCGGCGATTATAATTAAATCGCTGGGTTGCCAACCAGAAGTAAGTGCATCTAATTTGGCAAATCCGGAAGGCACTCCTGAAAGTCCTTCTTTATTAGCGATTTCCTCAATCCGCTTTTTGGCCTGGATAACAAGATCTTGGGCAGTTTCAGAAGATTTCTTAATATTTCCCTGAGTTACTTCATAAAGTTTGGCTTCGGCATTGTCCAAAAGATCAAATACATCGGTTCCGTCATCATAGGAAGCCTCAATAATTTCATTTGAAATTTTAATCAGACTTCGCTGTATATATTTTTGAAGAACAATGCGGGCATGGAACTCAATATGTGCCGATGAGGATACTTTCTGGGTTAGTTGTATAAGGTAAAATTCCCCTCCTGCAAGGTCCAATTTCCCTTCCTTCTTAAGTTGCGAAGAAACGGTTAATAAGTCCACCGGTTGGCTTTTTTCAAACAGCTCGTAAATGGCGCCAAAGATGTACTGATGAGCGGGTCTATAGAAAACTTCAGGATGCAAAATATCGATGACTTCATCGACTCCTTTTCTGTCAATCATTAAAGCACCCAAAACAACCTCCTCTAAATCAATGGCTTGAGGTGGTATTTTGCCCTTTTCGAGCGAAATGACCTGCGAACTGCGAGTTGAAAAACTTGTTTGGGGTTTAATTTTTTCCATTGAGCGAATGTAAAGAAAATGTTAGCAGAAAGCCATGTTTTTTTCGGACTCTCTATTAACAGGTCATCAACATTCTAACTGTTGACAACTCTAAAATATTGTTGATAAGGCATTAAAAAATCCGAAGCACGAACTTCGGATTGGTGGTAGTGTTTGAATTTGTTATCTCTAGCCTTTAAAGGTTCCCATTTCCAAATATTTTTCCATCCGTTTATCCACTAATTCGGTTGGGGATAAGATTTTTAATTCATTATATGTCTTTTCAATTGCCGATGCAACTGTCGAAAAAGTCTTTTCGCGTTCACTGTGCGCACCTCCCAAAGGTTCTTTTACAATTTCATCAATAAGCTTAAGTTTCTTCATATCAGCAGCTGTAAGTTTCAGAGCTTCAGCGGCCTGCTCCTTAAATTCCCAGCTTCTCCACAAAATAGAGGAACAGCTTTCCGGAGAGATTACGGAATACCAAGTATTCTCCAACATCAGGATTCTGTCCCCGACACCAATTCCCAGTGCACCTCCACTGGCTCCTTCACCAATTATTACTACAATAATGGGTACTTTAAGCCGAGTCATTTCAAGAATATTTCTGGCGATGGCTTCACCTTGCCCTCTTTCTTCTGCTTCGAGACCTGGATAGGCTCCAGGGGTGTCGATAAAAGCGACAACCGGAAGACCAAACTTTTCAGCAGACTTCATTAATCGCAATGCTTTTCGATAACCTTCTGGGTTTGCCATTCCAAAATTTCGATATTGCCGAGTTTTGGTGTTGTAACCTTTCTGCTGGCCAATAAACATATAACTCTGCTCCCCAATTTTACCCAAACCGCCGACCATAGCTTTATCATCCTTGAAATTTCGATCGCCATGAAGTTCCAGAAAAGAATCCCCACAAATTGCGGTGATATAATCCATGGTGTAAGGTCTTTCCGGGTGGCGTGAAAGTTGAACTCGCTGCCACGGGGTAAGATTTTTATATATCTCTAATTTTTTTTCTTTTAACTTCTTTTCAATCTGTTTACAGGTGTTGCTCACATCCACATCGCTCTCAGTTCCAATAAGACACGCCTTTTCATACTGTTCCTGCAACTCCTTAATAGGCAATTCAAAGTCTAAATATTCCATAATAATTACCCTTTATATTTTTTTTGCTTGATGCACAAAGATAAAATTTTTGCGCTTAGGTCTTTGATAATCTTTTTCGTTTTCTCTCTTGGGTTATTTTAATAATCCCATTGGTAATGACTGTCAGTAAGATAATGATAGCCCCATAATAAAACTGAGGTCCCATTTTTTCGGAATCGCCTAAAATTAACAATGCCAAAATAATTCCATATACCGGCTCCATATTGATAGTAAGCATAACCGTATATGGACTAATCCATTTCATCACGTGGATAGAAGCAATAAATGCGTATGCGGTACAGGCAGAGGCCAATATACCCAAATAAATCCAATCGTGTGCAGAGACAGTAAAGAACTCGGTCGTGAATCTACCCGTGGCTGCAAGGAAAATTGTTATTCCAAATACACCAAATAACAACTCGTAAAAGGAAATGGCAGAAGCTTTCTGTCTTTGAACAAATTTCCCATTAATTACGGAAAAAAGGGCGCTTAAGAACGCTGATAACAGGGCCAAACCAATCCCAAGTGCATAAGAGGCTTCCACATCAAAAATAATATAGAGTCCGGCGACTACTATTAAGCCGAACAACACTTCGTACAGAATAATCCTTCTGCCATAGAAAAGCGGTTCCAAAAGGGATGCGAAAAATGCTCCAGTTGAGAGCACAGCCAGCGTAACGGATACGTTTGATGCTTTTATGGCCCCAAAAAAGGTTAACCAATGAAGAGCGATAATGATTCCACCCAAAGCATAACCTGCAAGGGTTTTAAGACTAAACCTCAGATTCTCTCCTCTAAATTTTAAAAATAAAAATACAAAACCCGTTGCCAAAAGCATTCTGTACCACACGAGTGGGATGGCCTCAAGAGAAATCAGCGCACCTAAAACAGCTGTAAAACCCCAGATAAAAACTATAAAATGGAGATGGAGGTAGTTAAGAAGCTTATCG includes:
- a CDS encoding acetyl-CoA carboxylase carboxyltransferase subunit alpha, with translation MEYLDFELPIKELQEQYEKACLIGTESDVDVSNTCKQIEKKLKEKKLEIYKNLTPWQRVQLSRHPERPYTMDYITAICGDSFLELHGDRNFKDDKAMVGGLGKIGEQSYMFIGQQKGYNTKTRQYRNFGMANPEGYRKALRLMKSAEKFGLPVVAFIDTPGAYPGLEAEERGQGEAIARNILEMTRLKVPIIVVIIGEGASGGALGIGVGDRILMLENTWYSVISPESCSSILWRSWEFKEQAAEALKLTAADMKKLKLIDEIVKEPLGGAHSEREKTFSTVASAIEKTYNELKILSPTELVDKRMEKYLEMGTFKG
- a CDS encoding DMT family transporter encodes the protein MRNDKLLNYLHLHFIVFIWGFTAVLGALISLEAIPLVWYRMLLATGFVFLFLKFRGENLRFSLKTLAGYALGGIIIALHWLTFFGAIKASNVSVTLAVLSTGAFFASLLEPLFYGRRIILYEVLFGLIVVAGLYIIFDVEASYALGIGLALLSAFLSALFSVINGKFVQRQKASAISFYELLFGVFGITIFLAATGRFTTEFFTVSAHDWIYLGILASACTAYAFIASIHVMKWISPYTVMLTINMEPVYGIILALLILGDSEKMGPQFYYGAIIILLTVITNGIIKITQERKRKRLSKT
- the dnaB gene encoding replicative DNA helicase translates to MEKIKPQTSFSTRSSQVISLEKGKIPPQAIDLEEVVLGALMIDRKGVDEVIDILHPEVFYRPAHQYIFGAIYELFEKSQPVDLLTVSSQLKKEGKLDLAGGEFYLIQLTQKVSSSAHIEFHARIVLQKYIQRSLIKISNEIIEASYDDGTDVFDLLDNAEAKLYEVTQGNIKKSSETAQDLVIQAKKRIEEIANKEGLSGVPSGFAKLDALTSGWQPSDLIIIAARPGMGKTALTLSMARNIAVEHNIPVAFFSLEMSSVQLITRLISSETHLSSEKLRTGNLEKHEWEQLNVKVKGLEKAPLFIDDTPSLSIFDLRAKARRLSSQHGIKLIVIDYLQLMTAGGSQKGGNREQEISTISRNLKALAKELNIPVIALSQLSRAVETRGGSKRPLLSDLRESGAIEQDADIVSFIYRPEYYKIDEWDDEEHTPTAGQAEFIVAKHRNGGLDEIRLKFIGSLGKFESLDTFEMPTEIYSRMNDAANDDTFKTKNLPSANEAFGSSMNDDFSIQDDSDVPF